In Thermosipho atlanticus DSM 15807, one DNA window encodes the following:
- a CDS encoding ATP-binding protein: MKFIDRIDEMNFLEKEYNKKTSSFVVLYGRRRVGKTRLIKEFIKNKNSVYFLATEENEIENIKTFQNILYLKYKNPLLSNNKVLSWNDLFYIISTLDLTKKLVIVIDEFQYLLQSNKGFSSILQKAWDEYLKGKNIMLIISGSTLSMIKREVLSYSSPLYGRRTGQINLKPIRFEYFKDFFENKDIDLIELYSLTGGVPKYIEMLEVKKGIYNTIKENFLNVNSYFFEEPYFLLEKELKDIGSYFSLMKVIANGNNKLGKISASLGIKQTSLSYYLKNLIELDILEREVPVGEKNPQTSKRGLYKIKDKFLDFWFKFVYPYKSYIEIGNIDFVMNIIKKSFIERHVSFVYEDISREKLIELNLKNKLPIKLSKIGRWWEKDTEIDIVGIDDNNNPILFGECKYTKSPVDLDVYYLLVEKSKKLLRNENINLENLYFVFFSYNGYTKSFIEKVKKEKNILIFEGDSI; this comes from the coding sequence ATGAAATTTATTGATAGGATTGATGAAATGAATTTTTTGGAAAAAGAATATAATAAAAAAACTTCTTCTTTTGTGGTATTGTATGGTAGAAGAAGGGTTGGAAAAACAAGGCTTATAAAAGAATTTATTAAAAATAAAAATAGCGTTTATTTTCTAGCAACAGAGGAAAATGAAATTGAAAACATAAAAACATTTCAAAATATCCTCTATTTAAAATATAAAAATCCCTTATTGTCTAATAATAAAGTTTTGAGTTGGAATGACTTATTTTATATAATTTCTACTTTAGATTTGACAAAAAAATTGGTTATTGTAATAGATGAATTTCAATATTTATTACAGTCAAATAAAGGGTTTTCTTCCATTTTGCAAAAGGCTTGGGATGAATATTTAAAAGGTAAAAATATAATGCTTATAATTTCAGGTTCAACTCTTTCTATGATAAAAAGAGAGGTTCTTTCTTATTCAAGCCCATTGTATGGAAGAAGGACGGGTCAGATAAATCTAAAGCCAATTAGATTTGAATATTTCAAAGATTTTTTCGAAAATAAAGATATTGATTTGATTGAACTCTATTCTTTAACTGGAGGGGTTCCCAAATATATAGAGATGCTTGAGGTTAAAAAGGGTATATATAATACTATTAAAGAGAATTTTTTAAATGTTAATTCTTATTTTTTCGAAGAGCCTTACTTTTTACTTGAAAAGGAATTAAAAGATATAGGTTCATATTTTTCATTAATGAAGGTCATTGCAAATGGAAATAACAAACTTGGGAAAATTTCAGCAAGTTTGGGTATAAAGCAAACATCATTGAGTTATTATTTAAAAAATTTAATTGAGCTTGATATTTTAGAGCGAGAAGTTCCAGTTGGAGAAAAGAACCCGCAAACAAGTAAGAGAGGATTATACAAAATTAAAGATAAATTTCTGGATTTTTGGTTTAAGTTTGTTTATCCATACAAAAGTTATATAGAAATAGGTAATATAGATTTTGTTATGAACATAATCAAAAAATCCTTTATAGAAAGACATGTAAGTTTTGTATATGAAGATATTAGCAGAGAAAAATTAATAGAGTTAAATTTAAAAAATAAGCTACCAATAAAATTGTCTAAAATTGGAAGATGGTGGGAAAAAGATACAGAGATAGATATTGTAGGAATAGATGATAACAACAATCCCATTCTTTTTGGTGAATGTAAATATACAAAAAGTCCAGTAGACTTAGATGTATATTACCTTTTAGTTGAAAAATCAAAAAAACTTTTAAGGAATGAGAATATAAATTTAGAAAATTTATATTTTGTTTTCTTTTCATATAATGGTTATACGAAAAGTTTTATTGAAAAAGTAAAAAAAGAGAAAAATATACTCATTTTTGAAGGAGATAGCATCTAG